The Aminithiophilus ramosus genome contains a region encoding:
- the ptsP gene encoding phosphoenolpyruvate--protein phosphotransferase yields MSLTLEGVVLSPGIGIGPVLPLVPLAFVETGSLLSEEERGAELGRLEEALNRAEADLVRLQAQAEKTLGADKAALFSAHRLMLRDPMLVGAVREAVAGGRSASDAVVVKTAEIRALFEALPDPYLKERAADVDDVGRRLFRALTGHVDPSDLAGREGGPFVVVARDLTPSDTALLDPSRVVALVTEEGGPTSHTAIIAQSLAIPALSAVAGALGRLIEGTVVIVDGLKGEVVVAPDEAALDAGRRAAALFAEERRQAEALRDLPAVSADGVALPLWGNIARPDGAGEILSRGGDGVGLFRTEFLYMGRDEAPTEEEQLAAYAEALTVLSPRPVTIRTLDAGGDKEIPYLASLVGHEANPFLGYRAIRLCLDHPELFKVQLRALLRAAVAGNLWLMFPMVVDAEELRAAKALLDVCAAELEAEGLEWARPAKVGVMIETPGALLMADLLAREVDFFSVGTNDLTQYLLAADRMNPRLKRLQDPFHPAVIRGLSVVARAAAAAGIDLGMCGEMAGDPLAIPLLAALGFRELSMTPARIPAAKKVLRSLSVAEAGKRLDEVLKAVTTAEVRSLLASWP; encoded by the coding sequence ATGTCTCTGACCCTTGAAGGCGTTGTCCTCTCTCCCGGCATCGGCATCGGTCCCGTCCTTCCCCTCGTTCCTCTGGCCTTCGTCGAGACGGGCTCTCTCCTTTCCGAGGAGGAGCGCGGTGCCGAGCTCGGGCGCCTCGAGGAGGCCCTGAATCGGGCCGAGGCCGATCTGGTTCGTCTCCAGGCCCAGGCGGAGAAGACCTTGGGGGCCGACAAGGCCGCCCTCTTCTCGGCCCATCGCCTCATGCTCCGCGACCCCATGCTCGTCGGGGCCGTCCGGGAGGCCGTCGCCGGAGGCCGGAGCGCCTCCGACGCCGTCGTCGTCAAGACGGCCGAGATCCGGGCCCTCTTCGAGGCCCTTCCCGATCCCTACCTGAAGGAGCGGGCCGCCGACGTCGACGATGTGGGGCGCCGTCTCTTCCGGGCCCTCACCGGCCACGTCGACCCCTCCGATCTGGCCGGCCGGGAGGGCGGCCCCTTCGTCGTCGTCGCCCGCGATCTGACGCCTTCCGACACGGCCCTTCTCGACCCCTCCAGGGTGGTCGCCCTCGTCACCGAAGAGGGCGGTCCCACGAGTCACACGGCCATCATCGCCCAGTCCCTGGCCATTCCCGCCCTTTCGGCCGTCGCCGGGGCCCTGGGGCGCCTGATCGAGGGGACCGTCGTCATCGTCGACGGCCTGAAGGGGGAGGTCGTCGTCGCCCCCGACGAGGCGGCTCTCGACGCCGGGCGCCGGGCTGCCGCCCTCTTCGCCGAGGAGCGCCGCCAGGCCGAGGCGCTGCGGGACCTTCCCGCCGTCAGCGCCGACGGAGTCGCCCTCCCTCTCTGGGGCAACATCGCCCGCCCCGACGGAGCGGGCGAGATCCTCTCCAGAGGAGGCGACGGCGTCGGGCTCTTCCGGACGGAGTTTCTCTACATGGGGCGCGACGAGGCGCCGACGGAGGAGGAACAGCTCGCCGCCTACGCCGAGGCCCTGACGGTCCTGTCTCCCCGTCCCGTGACGATCCGCACCCTCGACGCGGGAGGCGACAAGGAGATTCCCTATCTCGCCTCTCTCGTCGGGCACGAGGCCAACCCTTTCCTGGGCTACCGCGCCATCCGCCTCTGTCTCGACCACCCCGAGCTCTTCAAGGTCCAGCTCCGGGCCCTCCTCCGGGCGGCCGTGGCGGGCAATCTCTGGCTCATGTTCCCCATGGTCGTCGACGCCGAGGAGCTGAGGGCGGCCAAGGCCCTTCTCGACGTCTGCGCCGCCGAGCTGGAGGCCGAGGGGCTCGAATGGGCCCGGCCCGCCAAGGTGGGCGTCATGATCGAGACGCCCGGTGCCCTTCTCATGGCCGATCTCCTGGCCAGGGAGGTCGATTTCTTCTCCGTCGGCACCAACGATCTCACTCAGTACCTTCTCGCCGCCGATCGGATGAACCCCCGGCTGAAGCGTCTCCAGGACCCCTTCCATCCGGCGGTGATCCGGGGGCTCTCTGTCGTGGCCCGGGCCGCGGCCGCGGCTGGCATCGACCTGGGCATGTGCGGCGAGATGGCCGGCGATCCGCTGGCCATCCCCCTCCTGGCGGCTCTGGGCTTCCGCGAACTTTCGATGACGCCGGCGCGGATCCCCGCAGCCAAGAAAGTCCTGCGGAGCCTCTCCGTCGCCGAGGCGGGAAAAAGGCTCGACGAGGTGCTGAAGGCGGTGACGACGGCCGAGGTCCGGTCCCTGCTGGCATCGTGGCCCTGA
- a CDS encoding methyl-accepting chemotaxis protein gives MTIRNKLWAMALTIVLLIGAMAVTGYVKSRSAMEGQLNSVGVETASVVGHGVSLYFERLELILANVNEGVLHLREAGRGLTAPELQPYMARYTEINKHFGVQDVYLAFEDRSFADGTGWVPPADYDPKVRSWYRQAVDSSRIIITDPYLDGITGKMIISLAMPYREEGQLVGVVALDVDTSALSAFVVDQKILDKGFGILFDASGNVIAAPFEDWIMKENITTTSSVITDELAGLGRQILAGRSGFGDYRSNADGQTRRLFYSPTDKGLFLGLFYPVAEIQAAVAALTRIQILLGVLALAIALALIIAISRGIQKSLARLLATTARVSEGDLTARYEGRDRDELDRIGTALNGMIGGLRNLVEKADDSAHQTLSRAESLAAFSEETVASMEEVRGSMDHMAGQFESNAAALEEANAGVEEISGSAHATAQAATEGADGAARTQAITEGAFEEVRNVIADIVKVEAASAENVGKAALLEEAVQKITGFVTSITSIADQTNLLALNAAIEAARAGEHGRGFAVVAEEVRKLAEESGHAAKEIDTLIVTLREHSASSVAASRQATEILKETVLRAKKAQEDLKQSVSEIAKTLDAMQNLAAVAQEQAAASGEMATAVDSVAKSTGALTTTVENVRKSTEETSHASESIAQEAQTLSATARELQDLLKRFRLEAETASGLVPVRSRR, from the coding sequence ATGACGATCCGCAACAAGCTCTGGGCCATGGCCCTGACCATCGTCCTCCTCATCGGCGCCATGGCCGTCACGGGCTACGTGAAAAGCCGCTCCGCCATGGAGGGGCAGCTCAATTCCGTCGGCGTCGAGACGGCCTCCGTCGTGGGGCATGGCGTCTCCCTCTACTTCGAGCGCCTCGAGCTGATCCTCGCCAACGTCAACGAGGGCGTTCTCCATCTCCGCGAGGCCGGCAGAGGCCTTACGGCACCCGAGCTTCAGCCCTACATGGCCCGCTACACCGAGATCAACAAGCACTTCGGCGTCCAGGACGTCTACCTTGCCTTCGAGGACCGCAGTTTCGCCGACGGGACGGGCTGGGTCCCGCCGGCCGACTACGATCCCAAGGTGCGCTCCTGGTACCGCCAGGCCGTCGACAGCAGCAGGATCATCATCACCGACCCCTATCTGGACGGGATCACGGGCAAGATGATCATCAGCCTGGCCATGCCCTACAGGGAGGAAGGCCAGCTCGTCGGCGTCGTCGCCCTCGACGTCGACACTTCGGCCCTGAGCGCCTTCGTCGTCGACCAGAAGATCCTGGACAAGGGCTTCGGCATCCTCTTCGACGCCTCGGGCAACGTCATCGCCGCCCCCTTCGAGGACTGGATCATGAAGGAGAACATCACCACGACCTCTTCCGTCATCACCGACGAGCTCGCGGGCCTCGGCCGCCAGATCCTGGCCGGCCGGAGCGGCTTCGGAGACTACCGGTCCAACGCCGACGGCCAGACGAGGCGCCTTTTCTACTCGCCCACCGACAAGGGGCTCTTCCTCGGCCTCTTCTACCCCGTCGCCGAAATCCAGGCCGCCGTGGCGGCCCTGACGCGGATCCAGATCCTGCTGGGAGTCCTGGCCCTCGCCATCGCCCTCGCCCTTATCATCGCCATCTCCCGGGGCATCCAGAAGTCTCTGGCCCGCCTCCTGGCCACGACGGCCCGAGTCAGCGAGGGCGACCTGACGGCCCGGTACGAGGGACGGGACCGCGACGAGCTCGACCGCATCGGCACGGCCCTGAACGGCATGATCGGGGGCCTGAGGAATCTCGTCGAGAAGGCCGACGACTCGGCCCATCAGACCCTGAGCCGGGCCGAGTCGCTGGCTGCCTTTTCCGAGGAGACCGTCGCCTCCATGGAGGAGGTCCGGGGCTCGATGGACCACATGGCCGGCCAGTTCGAATCGAACGCCGCAGCCCTGGAGGAGGCCAACGCCGGCGTGGAGGAGATCTCCGGATCGGCTCACGCCACGGCTCAGGCGGCCACGGAGGGGGCCGACGGGGCCGCCAGGACCCAGGCCATCACCGAAGGCGCCTTCGAGGAGGTCCGAAACGTCATCGCCGATATCGTCAAGGTCGAGGCGGCCTCGGCCGAGAACGTCGGCAAGGCGGCCCTTCTCGAGGAGGCCGTCCAGAAGATCACGGGATTTGTCACGTCCATCACCTCCATCGCCGACCAGACCAACCTCCTGGCTCTCAACGCCGCCATCGAGGCGGCCCGGGCCGGAGAACACGGACGAGGCTTTGCCGTCGTCGCCGAAGAGGTCCGCAAGCTCGCCGAGGAGTCGGGCCATGCCGCCAAGGAGATCGACACCCTCATCGTCACCCTTCGCGAACATTCGGCCAGCTCCGTCGCCGCCTCCAGGCAGGCAACGGAGATCCTGAAGGAGACCGTCCTCAGGGCGAAGAAGGCCCAGGAAGATCTCAAGCAGAGCGTCAGCGAGATCGCAAAGACCCTCGACGCCATGCAGAACCTCGCCGCCGTCGCCCAGGAGCAGGCCGCCGCCAGCGGCGAGATGGCGACGGCCGTCGATTCCGTCGCCAAGAGCACGGGAGCCCTGACGACCACCGTCGAGAACGTCCGCAAGTCGACGGAGGAGACGTCCCATGCCTCGGAGTCGATCGCCCAGGAGGCCCAGACCCTCTCCGCGACGGCCCGGGAGCTGCAGGACCTTCTGAAGCGCTTCCGCCTCGAAGCCGAAACCGCCTCCGGTCTGGTGCCGGTCCGCAGCCGGCGCTGA
- a CDS encoding methyl-accepting chemotaxis protein — translation MTTQKKLIKALSSAFFAGSILNSFMAKLDTVLVRRVVAVQKELSHISGRFRELSGKLRRTVAEFASSSDEARKGVEAINTLHRRLETELQRSGTDLANMTDDVNATVKATFETLNSFKEIEKMSKAIQNIAKQTNLLALNASIEAARAGEHGRGFAIVASEVQKLAVETKVSSEAISSQVGEISQSVTLAVENVQRVSEMFGVIRNSLDTFMAFLDQNQAFMGRITDIMERSGAQVDEGSEEMAHSVVVLEEAIHRFDSMTAIISSIVRAQTNLKEIEL, via the coding sequence ATGACGACGCAGAAAAAGCTCATCAAGGCCCTCTCCTCGGCCTTTTTCGCCGGCTCGATCCTCAACTCCTTCATGGCCAAGCTCGACACCGTCCTCGTCCGTCGCGTCGTCGCCGTCCAAAAGGAGCTGAGCCACATCTCGGGCCGCTTCCGCGAGCTGTCGGGCAAGCTGCGGCGCACCGTCGCCGAATTCGCCTCCAGCAGCGACGAGGCCCGCAAGGGCGTCGAGGCCATCAACACCCTCCACCGCCGCCTCGAGACCGAGCTTCAGCGCTCCGGAACGGATCTGGCCAACATGACCGACGACGTCAACGCCACCGTCAAGGCCACCTTCGAAACGCTCAACTCCTTCAAGGAAATCGAAAAGATGTCCAAGGCGATCCAGAACATCGCCAAGCAGACGAACCTCCTGGCCCTCAACGCCTCCATCGAGGCGGCCCGGGCCGGCGAGCACGGCCGGGGCTTCGCCATCGTCGCCTCCGAGGTCCAGAAGCTGGCCGTCGAGACGAAGGTCTCGTCGGAGGCCATCTCCTCCCAGGTGGGCGAGATCTCCCAGTCGGTGACGCTCGCCGTCGAGAACGTCCAGCGGGTGAGCGAGATGTTCGGCGTCATCCGCAACTCGCTGGACACCTTCATGGCCTTCCTCGACCAGAATCAGGCCTTCATGGGCCGCATCACCGACATCATGGAGCGCTCCGGCGCCCAGGTCGACGAGGGCTCGGAGGAGATGGCCCACTCCGTCGTCGTCCTCGAAGAGGCCATCCACCGCTTCGACTCCATGACGGCCATCATCTCCTCCATCGTCCGGGCCCAGACGAACCTGAAGGAGATCGAACTCTGA
- a CDS encoding ABC transporter substrate-binding protein — MRVPLRLLLVALVFSALFLFFGLLSRRTVTIGVLFCDVPPHLTTEADMVSTAQAYVDWYNRRGGAVRLRLEVAPYGRDPSEALARLRVRGASVVLGASTSELALAAAPVAEAMGLSLVSPTAQAEELGGRRDAFFRVQHALNRNAERTAALLRHLKANRVVAFVSCHNEAYARETVLRVTQDSGLSVDILPAEGAYEARQARMEAYGDPPSVVWVVAHPETSFWLCRQIGDVWPRSKLLLSMWSLSSGHERLEEIEGLSFHFVENVDPWSEEEGAFGAFLRENYRRRPSLLLRYTALALDLIVAAAEEGSVTGEDFRSALAPRLLRREGAEAVVDAWGDRVGRPRVFRRAEGRVEEVALPW, encoded by the coding sequence ATGAGAGTCCCACTCCGTCTGCTCCTCGTCGCCCTCGTCTTTTCGGCCCTTTTCCTCTTTTTCGGTCTCCTCTCGAGACGGACGGTTACGATAGGCGTCCTCTTCTGCGACGTCCCGCCCCATCTGACGACAGAGGCGGACATGGTCTCGACGGCACAGGCCTACGTCGACTGGTACAACCGTCGAGGCGGCGCGGTGCGCCTCCGCCTGGAGGTGGCCCCCTACGGACGCGATCCCAGCGAGGCCCTGGCGAGGCTGCGCGTCCGCGGTGCCTCCGTCGTCCTCGGCGCCTCCACCTCGGAGCTGGCCCTGGCGGCGGCACCCGTTGCCGAGGCGATGGGCCTGTCCCTGGTCAGTCCCACGGCCCAGGCCGAGGAGCTCGGCGGCCGGCGGGACGCCTTTTTTCGGGTCCAGCACGCCCTGAACCGCAACGCGGAGCGTACGGCGGCCCTCCTGCGCCATCTCAAGGCGAATCGCGTCGTCGCCTTCGTCTCGTGCCACAACGAGGCTTACGCCCGGGAGACGGTGCTCCGGGTGACCCAGGACAGCGGCCTTTCCGTCGACATCCTGCCCGCCGAAGGGGCCTACGAGGCGCGCCAGGCCCGGATGGAGGCCTACGGCGATCCTCCCTCCGTGGTCTGGGTCGTCGCCCACCCCGAGACGAGCTTCTGGCTCTGCCGCCAGATCGGCGACGTCTGGCCCCGGTCGAAGCTGCTCCTGTCGATGTGGTCCCTCTCGAGCGGCCACGAGAGGCTGGAGGAGATCGAAGGGCTCTCCTTCCACTTCGTGGAGAACGTCGATCCCTGGAGCGAAGAGGAGGGGGCCTTCGGGGCCTTCCTGCGCGAAAACTACCGCCGCCGGCCCAGTCTCCTCCTTCGCTACACGGCCCTGGCCCTGGATCTCATCGTCGCCGCCGCCGAGGAGGGGAGCGTCACCGGTGAGGACTTCCGCAGCGCCCTCGCCCCACGCCTCCTCCGGCGAGAGGGGGCGGAGGCCGTTGTCGACGCGTGGGGCGACCGAGTGGGGCGGCCCCGCGTCTTCCGGCGCGCCGAAGGCCGCGTCGAGGAAGTGGCCCTGCCGTGGTGA
- a CDS encoding HD-GYP domain-containing protein, with translation MVTLDSFRRRLLAASLLLVAVFSSLFLLWRRDLARGEREQALERRLALMGRDVLQTVDFHRRLLQGMSHVGFDARAFDGLSPSLCPFLVRTDVEGRIAESYRGPLGRGARLPLDLLSTPLAATSLLDERGRPLVVLAHPVGTEGWVVAGFSPSALFSRQDRLRQGEWALLLSPEGRVLVSMGEASLFPFGATMPTELLLSPRSTRTWLGVLQHFLVLPLPGEDFFVAVGYPESLIWQEALDRGLAAGGAVALGALSVLILIFPLFSSVLTSLTSLSTSLVEAEGTLTRAPDPVEAMEILRELGRRELPLARFAEFQAIEVSFGRLLEAVAREGEELAGLYEEASAMEEELSDSNRRLTRAMDRLGALLDLSRETQSAGDLDGAADGVARELGRLFGSPFTAIVALRSGEPFIWSWAGRPELREELVDSLRVASPGGLFSRFSVASRQGLKFFQFPVRTLRRLVGGVVVVLPAEGDEEGLRETMEPFLSHLAGLLHSRAMFVEVKEAYHDVSIRMQVFTQAYHEETGAHLGRIGDYALLFGSELGLSDDYLSDLRAFSQLHDVGKLRVPQAILSKPSALTEEEFEIVKGHTLWGAEILGDSPWFSMARDICLGHHERWCGGGYPRGLSGEAIPLAARIVSLCDVYDALRSRRSYKPPFSHERALRIILEGDGRVEPDYFDPRLLEILRRRGDDLARLFESRPDETPQE, from the coding sequence GTGGTGACGCTGGACTCCTTCCGCCGCCGTCTTCTGGCCGCCTCGCTCCTCCTCGTCGCGGTCTTTTCCTCCCTCTTCCTCCTCTGGCGCCGCGACCTCGCCCGCGGGGAGAGGGAGCAGGCCCTCGAGAGACGTCTGGCTCTCATGGGGCGGGACGTCCTTCAGACCGTCGACTTCCACCGGCGCCTCCTCCAGGGGATGAGCCACGTCGGCTTCGACGCCCGCGCTTTCGACGGCCTCTCCCCCTCCCTCTGTCCCTTCCTGGTCCGCACCGACGTGGAGGGGCGGATCGCCGAGAGCTATCGCGGCCCTTTGGGACGGGGGGCACGGCTGCCTCTCGACCTCCTCTCGACCCCCCTTGCGGCGACGTCCCTTCTCGACGAGAGGGGACGTCCCCTCGTCGTCCTGGCCCATCCCGTCGGCACCGAGGGGTGGGTCGTGGCCGGTTTCTCCCCTTCCGCTCTCTTCTCCCGCCAGGATAGGCTCCGCCAGGGCGAGTGGGCCCTTCTCCTCTCGCCCGAGGGGCGGGTCCTCGTCTCCATGGGCGAGGCCTCCCTCTTCCCCTTCGGGGCCACGATGCCGACGGAACTCCTCCTTTCCCCCCGGTCGACGCGGACCTGGCTCGGCGTCCTTCAGCACTTCCTCGTCCTTCCCCTTCCCGGCGAGGATTTCTTCGTCGCCGTCGGCTATCCCGAGTCGCTGATCTGGCAGGAGGCGCTGGACAGGGGGCTCGCCGCCGGAGGGGCCGTCGCCCTCGGCGCCCTCTCCGTCCTGATCCTGATCTTCCCCCTCTTCTCCTCGGTGCTGACCTCTCTGACTTCCCTCTCGACGTCGCTTGTGGAGGCCGAGGGAACTCTGACCCGCGCCCCCGATCCCGTAGAGGCCATGGAGATCCTCCGCGAGCTTGGACGGCGGGAGCTTCCCCTGGCGCGTTTTGCCGAATTCCAGGCCATCGAGGTCTCCTTCGGACGCCTTCTCGAGGCCGTCGCCCGCGAGGGGGAGGAGCTCGCCGGTCTCTACGAGGAGGCCTCGGCCATGGAAGAGGAGCTCTCCGATTCGAACCGGCGCCTGACGCGGGCCATGGATCGTCTCGGTGCCCTCCTCGACCTCTCGCGGGAGACGCAGAGCGCCGGCGATCTCGACGGAGCGGCCGACGGCGTGGCCCGCGAGCTGGGGCGCCTCTTCGGGAGTCCCTTCACGGCCATCGTCGCCCTGCGATCGGGCGAGCCCTTTATCTGGAGCTGGGCCGGCCGACCGGAGCTGAGGGAAGAGCTCGTCGATTCCCTGCGCGTCGCCTCTCCTGGGGGGCTCTTCTCCCGCTTTTCCGTCGCCTCCCGCCAGGGGCTCAAGTTCTTCCAGTTTCCCGTCCGGACGCTGCGGCGTCTCGTCGGAGGCGTCGTCGTCGTCCTCCCCGCCGAGGGGGACGAGGAGGGGCTGCGGGAGACGATGGAGCCCTTCCTCTCCCATCTGGCCGGCCTTCTCCATTCCAGGGCCATGTTCGTCGAGGTCAAGGAGGCCTATCACGACGTCTCGATCCGGATGCAGGTCTTCACCCAGGCCTACCACGAGGAGACGGGGGCCCATCTGGGCCGTATCGGCGACTATGCCCTTCTCTTCGGCTCCGAGCTGGGCCTTTCCGACGACTACCTGTCGGACCTGAGGGCCTTCAGCCAGCTCCACGACGTGGGCAAGCTCCGGGTGCCCCAGGCGATCCTCTCCAAGCCGTCGGCCCTGACGGAAGAGGAGTTCGAGATCGTCAAGGGCCATACCCTCTGGGGAGCGGAGATCCTGGGCGACTCTCCCTGGTTTTCCATGGCCCGCGACATCTGCCTGGGCCATCACGAGCGCTGGTGCGGCGGGGGCTACCCCCGAGGTCTGTCGGGCGAGGCCATCCCCCTGGCGGCGCGCATCGTCAGCCTCTGCGACGTCTACGACGCCCTCCGGTCCCGCCGGAGCTACAAGCCCCCCTTCAGCCACGAGCGGGCCCTCCGGATCATCCTCGAAGGGGACGGCCGCGTCGAGCCCGACTACTTCGACCCCAGGCTCCTCGAGATCCTCCGCCGCCGCGGCGACGATCTGGCCCGCCTTTTCGAGAGCCGCCCCGACGAGACGCCTCAGGAATGA
- a CDS encoding oxygen-binding di-iron domain-containing protein, translating to MTSVTTLPLYEDKGHAFLLLGWEEQEEEGIVQTNQYLLTSGEEAVLFDPGGAHVFPQVLANVAERVDLGNIRHIFYSHQDPDVSSGITLWLSIAPRAQVHISGLWTRFLPHFGIYDQKRITPIADHGGSLTLKSGAAIDLVPAHFLHSTGQFCAYDRQSKILFSGDIGAAIFPPGKRYPVAENFDSHVKYMEGFHRRYMASNAACRRWADLVGRLDLEAIAPQHGAVMKKEVATRFLNWFRELRCGVDTLDDWFGKGTPALAGRR from the coding sequence ATGACCAGCGTCACCACCCTTCCCCTGTACGAGGACAAAGGCCACGCCTTTCTCCTCCTCGGCTGGGAGGAACAGGAAGAAGAGGGCATCGTCCAGACCAACCAGTATCTTCTGACCTCGGGAGAGGAGGCCGTCCTCTTCGATCCCGGCGGGGCCCACGTCTTCCCCCAGGTCCTGGCCAACGTGGCCGAACGGGTCGACCTGGGGAACATCCGCCACATCTTCTACTCCCACCAGGACCCCGACGTCTCGTCGGGCATCACCCTCTGGCTCTCCATCGCCCCCAGGGCCCAGGTCCACATCAGCGGCCTCTGGACGCGCTTTCTTCCCCATTTCGGCATCTACGACCAGAAGCGAATCACCCCCATCGCCGACCACGGCGGCTCCCTGACCCTCAAAAGCGGCGCCGCCATCGACCTGGTCCCGGCCCACTTCCTCCATTCGACGGGCCAGTTCTGCGCCTACGACAGGCAGTCGAAAATCCTCTTCTCCGGCGACATCGGCGCCGCCATCTTCCCGCCGGGAAAGCGCTACCCCGTCGCCGAGAACTTCGACAGCCACGTCAAGTACATGGAGGGCTTCCATCGGCGCTACATGGCCTCCAACGCCGCCTGCCGCCGCTGGGCCGACCTGGTGGGGCGGCTGGACCTGGAGGCCATCGCGCCCCAGCACGGAGCGGTGATGAAAAAAGAGGTGGCGACGCGCTTCCTGAACTGGTTCCGGGAGCTGCGCTGCGGCGTCGACACCCTCGACGACTGGTTCGGCAAGGGGACACCGGCTCTGGCCGGGCGCCGCTAG